From Delphinus delphis chromosome X, mDelDel1.2, whole genome shotgun sequence, a single genomic window includes:
- the CD40LG gene encoding CD40 ligand, which translates to MIETYSQPSPRSVATGPPVSMKIFMYLLTVFLITQMIGSALFAVYLHRRLDKIEDERNLHEDFVFMKTIQRCSKGEGSLSLLNCEEIRSRFEDLVTGIMQSKEVKKKEKNFEMHKGDQDPQIAAHVISEASSKTASVLQWAPKGYYTLSTNLVTLENGKQLAVKRQGLYYIYAQVTFCSNRETSSQAPFIASLCLKSPGGSERILLRAANTHSSSKPCGQQSIHLGGVFELQPGASVFVNVTDPSQVSHGTGFTSFGLLKL; encoded by the exons ATGATCGAAACGTACAGCCAACCTTCTCCCCGCTCTGTGGCCACTGGACCACCCGTCAGTatgaaaatttttatgtatttactgaCTGTTTTTCTTATCACCCAGATGATTGGGTCAGCGCTTTTTGCTGTGTATCTTCACAGAAGATTGGACAAG ATAGAAGATGAAAGGAATCTTCATGAAGATTTTGTGTTCATGAAAACGATACAGCGTTGCAGCAAAGGAGAGGGGTCCTTATCATTACTGAACTGTGAGGAAATTCGAAGCCGGTTTGAAGACCTGGTCACG GGTATAATGCAAAGCAAAGaagtgaagaagaaagaaaaaaactttgaaatGCACAAAG GTGATCAGGATCCTCAGATCGCGGCACATGTCATCAGTGAGGCCAGTAGTAAAACAGCATCTG TTCTCCAGTGGGCCCCCAAAGGATACTACACCCTAAGCACCAACTTGGTAACCCTCGAAAACGGGAAACAGCTGGCCGTGAAAAGACAAGGACTCTATTACATCTACGCCCAAGTCACCTTCTGTTCCAATCGGGAAACTTCGAGTCAAGCTCCATTTATAGCCAGCCTCTGCCTAAAGTCCCCAGGTGGATCGGAGAGAATCTTACTGAGAGCTGCAAATACCCACAGTTCCTCCAAACCGTGCGGGCAGCAATCCATTCACTTGGGAGGAGTCTTTGAATTGCAACCGGGTGCTTCGGTGTTTGTCAACGTGACTGACCCAAGCCAAGTGAGCCACGGGACTGGCTTCACGTCGTTTGGCTTACTCAAGCTCTGA